A single genomic interval of Rosistilla ulvae harbors:
- a CDS encoding PEP-CTERM sorting domain-containing protein (PEP-CTERM proteins occur, often in large numbers, in the proteomes of bacteria that also encode an exosortase, a predicted intramembrane cysteine proteinase. The presence of a PEP-CTERM domain at a protein's C-terminus predicts cleavage within the sorting domain, followed by covalent anchoring to some some component of the (usually Gram-negative) cell surface. Many PEP-CTERM proteins exhibit an unusual sequence composition that includes large numbers of potential glycosylation sites. Expression of one such protein has been shown restore the ability of a bacterium to form floc, a type of biofilm.) has translation MKPLLLSIAILTLQSSAALCDIIAHYNFNDSSRNSTDTNALTIASSITSQATGPHSGSFGFMSTPAGAVSPALVWSAIGEREPSTTYFEFDIDLAVGTSAVSFESLHFDAFVADTLGNTTAFDYNLYWSTDGFSTTIGSGAGPSISGTGAQNTTSPLNFDLSGLAPQSSTVTFRLDPVFASGSSENGAGSQRRGAIDNVTLNGTATAAVPEPSTLILCSLAGVFGIFRRSSRTTGPSSRRGSCGKPALSEC, from the coding sequence ATGAAGCCATTGCTGCTTTCCATTGCGATCTTGACGCTGCAAAGTTCTGCAGCGCTCTGCGACATCATTGCCCACTACAATTTCAATGACAGTTCGCGCAACAGCACCGACACCAACGCACTTACGATAGCTTCCTCCATTACAAGCCAGGCCACAGGACCACATAGCGGAAGCTTCGGATTCATGAGCACACCCGCAGGTGCAGTCAGCCCTGCCTTGGTGTGGTCAGCGATTGGTGAAAGAGAACCAAGCACTACCTACTTCGAGTTCGACATTGACCTTGCTGTAGGCACATCGGCTGTCTCGTTTGAATCGCTTCATTTTGATGCCTTTGTCGCAGACACTCTCGGTAACACAACAGCCTTCGACTACAACCTCTACTGGAGCACCGATGGATTTTCCACGACCATAGGATCCGGGGCGGGCCCAAGCATCTCAGGAACTGGAGCGCAAAATACGACTTCGCCGCTCAATTTCGATCTTTCCGGCCTTGCTCCCCAGTCATCCACGGTAACCTTCCGCCTCGATCCCGTATTCGCGAGCGGTTCGTCCGAAAACGGCGCTGGCTCCCAACGACGGGGAGCGATCGACAACGTCACGCTCAACGGAACCGCAACGGCTGCTGTCCCAGAGCCGTCGACTTTGATCCTGTGTTCTTTGGCCGGCGTCTTCGGAATCTTCAGGCGATCCAGCCGTACTACCGGACCATCGTCGCGTCGGGGATCATGCGGGAAACCTGCTTTGTCTGAATGTTAA
- a CDS encoding Rrf2 family transcriptional regulator gives MLSKTAEYALRAVACLGAQPGTTSPADALAEKTKVPRRYLNRVLQDLAAAGLVQSRPGPGGGYLLARDTGEVTILEVVNAVGPLERIRKCPLGLASHTELCPLHAELDRAYAATEEAFQGVTIKQLVESTSPIVPLCEV, from the coding sequence ATGCTTTCTAAAACAGCTGAATACGCGCTGCGAGCGGTCGCCTGCTTGGGAGCCCAGCCGGGAACGACTTCTCCCGCCGACGCGCTGGCGGAAAAAACGAAAGTTCCCCGTCGCTATCTAAACCGCGTGTTGCAGGATCTTGCCGCGGCGGGGTTGGTTCAATCGCGGCCCGGTCCAGGGGGCGGTTATCTGTTGGCTCGCGATACGGGAGAGGTCACGATCTTGGAGGTCGTCAACGCAGTCGGGCCGTTGGAGCGGATTCGCAAATGTCCGTTGGGACTCGCTTCCCATACCGAACTGTGTCCGCTGCATGCGGAACTCGATCGCGCTTATGCCGCGACAGAAGAGGCGTTTCAAGGTGTCACGATTAAACAGTTGGTCGAATCGACCAGCCCCATCGTGCCGCTGTGTGAAGTTTAA
- a CDS encoding c-type heme family protein yields the protein MWFRGLLSLMCAIAVICVPLQVGRSDPPAAEKTEPEAKAIPDALRMPVAEARQRARLMHDIYAATLDVMHHRYFHGGRAIVPARAMEDIFEEIQRDSHTEARWISVNLKPMSIHHKPKTKFEQHAADEIAKGEPAVDIVEDGYYRRATAIPMSGGCIGCHDGFFKKPTKEAKFTGLVISIPVIDQPHGAGEK from the coding sequence ATGTGGTTCCGCGGGTTGTTGAGTCTGATGTGTGCGATTGCTGTGATCTGTGTACCGTTGCAGGTCGGCCGCAGCGATCCTCCCGCCGCAGAAAAAACAGAGCCCGAAGCGAAGGCGATTCCTGATGCACTGCGGATGCCGGTCGCGGAGGCTCGCCAACGCGCCCGGCTGATGCACGACATCTACGCCGCCACACTCGATGTGATGCACCACCGCTATTTCCATGGGGGGCGAGCGATTGTGCCGGCCCGTGCGATGGAGGACATCTTCGAAGAGATTCAGCGCGACTCCCACACCGAAGCGCGTTGGATTTCGGTCAATCTGAAACCGATGAGCATTCATCACAAACCGAAGACGAAATTTGAACAGCACGCCGCCGACGAGATTGCCAAGGGAGAGCCAGCTGTCGACATCGTCGAAGACGGCTACTATCGCCGCGCCACCGCGATCCCAATGTCGGGCGGATGCATCGGTTGCCACGATGGGTTCTTTAAGAAGCCCACAAAAGAAGCCAAGTTCACGGGGCTTGTGATTAGCATTCCCGTAATCGACCAGCCCCACGGCGCCGGCGAGAAGTAG
- a CDS encoding DUF1559 domain-containing protein — protein sequence MKRRHSGFTLVELLVVIAIIGILVGLLLPAVQAAREAARRMQCSNNLKQIGLALHNYHDTYKKFPAAWLANSGEAGVATLDKSYWGWGASILPFVEQQPLFDALQVGTIKLHDAANTPDLLTLMQSPVAAFRCPSDIAPDINTHAERKMHSGLGGASDAQIATSNYVASNDTWEPRDNPSPGEKGPFEENDNAAFRDIIDGTANTIAVGERRWQHRAPNGNLRIEAAGTVFGIGDKKNTGWTSAVVGTGIVKMNTLQDSWRCQQGFSSMHPGGAMFVFCDGSVHFIAETVEFEMNAETSVTSSNYQMNLHGGYDNVYNKLIARDDGRPVTLP from the coding sequence ATGAAACGTCGTCATTCAGGTTTTACGTTAGTGGAATTGTTGGTGGTCATTGCGATCATCGGCATCTTGGTTGGGCTGTTGCTTCCCGCAGTCCAAGCGGCTCGCGAAGCGGCCCGGCGGATGCAGTGCAGCAACAATCTGAAGCAGATTGGTTTGGCATTGCACAACTACCACGACACCTACAAAAAGTTTCCTGCTGCTTGGTTGGCGAACAGTGGCGAGGCGGGCGTTGCCACGCTGGACAAATCGTACTGGGGTTGGGGTGCATCGATCCTGCCCTTTGTTGAACAACAACCGTTGTTCGATGCGTTGCAGGTCGGGACGATCAAGTTGCACGACGCTGCAAACACCCCCGATCTGTTGACGCTGATGCAATCGCCCGTCGCCGCGTTCCGCTGTCCGTCGGATATCGCTCCCGATATCAACACGCACGCCGAACGCAAAATGCACTCCGGGCTCGGCGGTGCAAGTGACGCACAAATCGCAACCAGCAACTACGTCGCCAGCAACGATACTTGGGAACCTCGCGACAACCCTAGCCCCGGCGAAAAAGGGCCTTTTGAAGAGAACGACAACGCAGCATTCCGCGACATCATCGACGGTACTGCCAACACGATCGCAGTGGGCGAACGGCGCTGGCAGCACCGCGCTCCCAACGGCAACCTGCGAATCGAAGCTGCCGGAACGGTTTTTGGGATCGGCGACAAAAAGAACACCGGTTGGACTTCTGCGGTTGTCGGCACTGGAATCGTGAAGATGAACACTTTGCAAGATTCATGGCGTTGCCAACAAGGCTTCTCCAGCATGCATCCGGGAGGAGCGATGTTTGTCTTCTGTGACGGCAGTGTTCACTTTATCGCCGAAACCGTTGAGTTTGAAATGAACGCCGAAACCAGCGTGACCAGTTCCAACTATCAAATGAATCTGCACGGCGGATATGACAACGTTTACAACAAGCTGATCGCTCGTGATGACGGTCGTCCTGTAACCCTGCCGTAG
- a CDS encoding sigma-70 family RNA polymerase sigma factor: MQRSDFTKIVLEHQGRIRMFIRMLGAAPDAVDDLAQDVFVIAYERLEMLEDIDQAGPWLRAIARNLVRNESRKSTRRRRVVNTSLTDVMLGLADEPDSDAWTEEWFAALKVCLEKLPQHGRALVDGRYQQGQNASQLADQTDMTPAAVRQALSRFRGLLRQCVETRFQQAGG; encoded by the coding sequence ATGCAACGCAGTGACTTCACAAAGATCGTCTTAGAGCACCAAGGCCGCATTCGGATGTTTATCCGGATGTTGGGTGCGGCGCCAGATGCTGTCGACGACCTGGCCCAGGATGTCTTTGTGATCGCGTACGAACGGCTGGAGATGCTCGAAGATATCGATCAGGCCGGTCCCTGGCTGCGTGCGATCGCCCGGAATTTGGTCCGCAACGAGTCGAGGAAATCGACTCGCCGCCGCCGAGTGGTCAACACCTCGCTAACCGACGTGATGCTGGGATTGGCCGACGAGCCGGATTCGGACGCTTGGACCGAAGAGTGGTTCGCCGCGTTGAAGGTCTGCTTGGAAAAGCTGCCTCAACACGGCCGAGCGTTGGTCGACGGCCGGTATCAGCAGGGGCAAAACGCATCCCAGCTGGCCGACCAAACCGACATGACCCCCGCAGCGGTGCGACAAGCGCTGTCGCGATTTCGGGGATTGTTGCGGCAATGCGTAGAAACTCGATTCCAGCAGGCGGGCGGATGA
- a CDS encoding LamG-like jellyroll fold domain-containing protein encodes MNEHTFDELLSQFLDDAIGDEDLDRLGKMIAGDESLRQRYREEVQMAEALAMVAGEDRSAELFAERLDQRLEAESQKFDFLNRVLNRSGKLAERSVIRRWAPIVAGALAASIVIAFGAGLSTGLWQGRHSAPSIANAAGGQLPEPPQPAVIPQEPVDDSVAILKQVVDVTWTGTNQYEVGDSVSPREIIELESGLVQMQFFRGATLTLEGPARLEINAPDQVMLHSGQAWAQVPVPARGFTVLTSETKIVDLGTEFGVSATPGQRTEVRVFDGLVELYEPASKPDGDMLHSLETGQAISVDVQGRSTPLSDQVTAMPSELLLREKRSQQIREGYRRWQRWSEEFRDDPRLLLYYNFESPDATTSTLRNQASDTRKLDGAVVGGAWTQGRWPQKGALDFKRPSDRVRFHVAGDFESLTLAAWVRVDGLDRMLSSLLLTDQWDNGEVHWQFDQLGQLGLSVGGAPDVKWRYTQPLVDLTQLGQWIHVASVFDGGRQTVRHYFNGQRVGDEESLQFDGRLRIGNAELGNWGRPQWQGSQAIRNFNGRMDEFILIDGALQDAEILEIYETGNPNR; translated from the coding sequence ATGAACGAACATACCTTTGATGAACTGCTGAGCCAGTTTTTGGATGACGCGATCGGTGACGAGGATCTCGATCGCTTGGGAAAGATGATCGCGGGCGATGAATCGCTGCGGCAGCGGTATCGCGAAGAGGTCCAGATGGCCGAGGCTCTGGCGATGGTTGCCGGAGAAGATCGGTCGGCGGAGCTGTTCGCGGAGCGATTGGATCAACGGCTGGAAGCCGAATCGCAGAAGTTCGACTTCCTTAACCGAGTGCTCAATCGTTCCGGGAAGCTTGCCGAACGGAGCGTTATCCGCCGTTGGGCTCCCATCGTCGCAGGTGCCTTGGCGGCCAGCATCGTGATCGCGTTTGGCGCTGGACTGTCGACTGGCCTGTGGCAGGGGCGGCATTCAGCACCCTCGATCGCCAATGCCGCGGGCGGACAATTGCCCGAACCGCCTCAACCAGCGGTCATCCCTCAGGAACCTGTCGACGATTCGGTAGCGATTCTCAAGCAAGTCGTCGACGTCACCTGGACTGGAACAAATCAATACGAGGTGGGTGATTCGGTCTCTCCACGCGAGATCATCGAGCTCGAATCGGGCTTGGTGCAAATGCAGTTCTTCCGCGGTGCGACGCTGACGCTGGAAGGTCCGGCGCGGTTGGAGATCAACGCCCCGGATCAAGTCATGTTGCACTCGGGACAGGCTTGGGCTCAGGTCCCCGTGCCGGCTCGCGGCTTCACCGTCCTAACCTCCGAAACCAAGATCGTCGACCTCGGGACCGAGTTTGGCGTTTCGGCGACTCCCGGTCAGCGGACGGAGGTTCGCGTCTTCGATGGTTTGGTCGAATTGTACGAACCGGCGAGCAAGCCGGATGGCGACATGTTGCACTCGTTGGAAACCGGGCAAGCGATCAGCGTCGACGTCCAGGGACGCTCGACGCCGCTGTCGGATCAGGTCACGGCGATGCCTTCGGAATTGTTGCTGCGTGAAAAACGTTCGCAGCAGATCCGCGAAGGCTATCGCCGCTGGCAACGCTGGAGCGAGGAGTTCCGCGACGACCCGCGACTGCTGCTTTATTACAACTTTGAATCTCCAGATGCCACGACATCGACGCTTCGCAACCAAGCTTCCGACACGCGGAAGCTGGACGGAGCGGTTGTTGGGGGCGCGTGGACACAGGGTCGCTGGCCGCAAAAGGGAGCGTTGGACTTCAAACGCCCCAGCGATCGCGTTCGGTTCCATGTGGCCGGCGACTTCGAATCGCTCACGCTGGCCGCTTGGGTCCGCGTCGATGGCCTCGACCGAATGCTCAGCTCGCTCCTTTTGACCGACCAGTGGGACAATGGCGAAGTGCATTGGCAGTTCGACCAATTGGGCCAATTGGGACTTTCGGTCGGTGGTGCCCCCGACGTCAAGTGGCGGTACACGCAACCGTTAGTCGACCTGACTCAGCTGGGCCAATGGATCCATGTCGCATCGGTCTTCGATGGCGGTCGGCAAACGGTTCGCCATTACTTTAATGGCCAGCGAGTTGGCGACGAAGAATCGCTACAATTTGACGGCCGGTTGCGGATCGGCAACGCGGAACTTGGCAACTGGGGGCGACCGCAATGGCAAGGCTCCCAAGCGATCCGCAATTTCAACGGTCGCATGGACGAATTCATCTTGATCGATGGCGCGTTGCAAGACGCGGAAATTTTGGAAATCTACGAAACGGGCAATCCCAATCGCTAA
- a CDS encoding PSD1 and planctomycete cytochrome C domain-containing protein — MKTLVLTAACLAVGNLAWADDPVDAAAKPSDAPVDAAKQMAFFETKIRPLLAERCYDCHDENTAESELRVDTYEGMITGGLAGPALIPGKPQGSLIVAAVGYRDSTLQMPPDEKLSDAEIADLTRWVEMGAPHPSRDGMQTIKPRGDVDLEKGRQHWAFRPVAKVDPPTVNQTSPAIAAEERRDVPVRHPIDAFLLSRLEAEGLQRVPAADKRTLIRRATFDLTGLPPTPAEIEGFLADDSEEAFANVIDRLLSSPHYGERWGRHWLDVARYADSNGLDENVVHGHAWRYRDYVVNAFNKDKPYNEFVVEQLAGDLLPPRDEIAREHERLIATGYLVLGPKVLAEQDEAKMEMDIIDEQLDTIGRSMLGLTLGCARCHTHKFDPISHHDYYGLAGIFKSTKSMDSYKTVAKWHENLIETPEEEQRYNEHLAEVAAQEKKIAEVIAEATKLLEKPDSELALAQREKKFPAETTAVLKAERETLKKLKDSAPERPMAMGVIDGEVADTSVHLRGSHLTLGDVVPRRFPEVLASTDQPPLPPETSGRLQFAQWLTNGQHPLTARVMVNRIWHGHFGKGLVTTVDNFGLQGAPPTHPELLDWLANQFVESGWSIKTMHRTIMLSEAYQRSSQHHPKNVEADPGNSLYWRFNLRRLEAEAIRDSLLAVSGQLDRTVGGNISQYKNREYVFNHTSQDKSTYDSYRRSIYVPVIRNHLYDMFQLFDYSDASVLNGNRNVSTIAPQALFLMNSEWVSELALSIADRLLQDSSDPATRIDQLYMQSFGRPATADERDRSLDFVSQFASLSKTPTDREEAERQAWQRLCQAIVASSEFVYIR, encoded by the coding sequence TTGAAAACGCTCGTTCTGACAGCCGCCTGCTTGGCGGTTGGCAATCTGGCTTGGGCCGACGATCCGGTCGATGCCGCTGCCAAACCGAGCGACGCCCCCGTCGATGCTGCCAAGCAGATGGCGTTCTTCGAAACGAAGATCCGCCCGTTGTTGGCGGAGCGATGTTACGATTGCCACGATGAGAACACGGCGGAATCGGAACTGCGAGTCGATACATATGAAGGGATGATCACCGGCGGTTTGGCCGGGCCCGCTTTAATCCCCGGAAAGCCGCAGGGCAGTTTGATCGTCGCGGCGGTCGGTTATCGCGACAGCACGTTGCAGATGCCGCCCGATGAAAAGCTGTCCGACGCCGAGATCGCCGACCTGACGCGATGGGTCGAAATGGGAGCACCTCACCCCAGCCGCGACGGGATGCAAACGATCAAGCCACGCGGCGATGTCGATCTGGAAAAGGGGCGACAACACTGGGCATTCCGCCCGGTCGCGAAGGTCGATCCGCCAACGGTCAACCAAACCAGCCCGGCGATCGCGGCTGAAGAGCGTCGCGACGTACCGGTGCGGCATCCGATCGATGCCTTTCTGCTGTCGCGACTGGAAGCCGAGGGGCTGCAACGGGTGCCCGCAGCCGACAAGAGGACACTGATTCGCCGCGCCACTTTTGATCTGACCGGGCTGCCACCAACGCCAGCGGAGATCGAGGGTTTCTTGGCCGATGATTCCGAGGAAGCGTTCGCCAACGTGATCGATCGCTTGCTGTCGTCGCCTCATTATGGTGAGCGTTGGGGCCGGCACTGGTTAGATGTCGCCCGATACGCCGATTCCAACGGGTTGGACGAAAATGTTGTCCATGGCCACGCTTGGCGTTACCGCGATTATGTCGTCAACGCGTTTAATAAAGACAAGCCGTACAATGAATTTGTTGTCGAGCAACTCGCCGGCGATCTCTTGCCACCACGAGACGAGATCGCTCGCGAGCACGAACGTCTGATCGCAACGGGCTACCTGGTGTTGGGGCCCAAGGTTTTGGCGGAACAGGATGAAGCCAAGATGGAGATGGACATCATCGATGAACAGCTCGACACGATCGGCCGCAGCATGTTGGGGCTGACACTTGGATGCGCTCGCTGCCACACGCACAAGTTTGATCCGATCAGCCACCACGACTACTACGGGTTGGCCGGGATCTTCAAAAGCACCAAGAGCATGGACAGCTACAAGACCGTAGCGAAGTGGCACGAGAATCTGATCGAGACGCCGGAAGAAGAGCAGCGTTACAACGAGCATCTCGCCGAAGTCGCCGCGCAAGAAAAGAAGATCGCCGAAGTCATCGCCGAGGCGACGAAGCTGCTGGAGAAGCCGGACAGCGAATTGGCGTTAGCTCAACGCGAGAAAAAGTTCCCTGCCGAAACGACGGCTGTTCTGAAAGCCGAACGCGAGACGCTGAAGAAGCTGAAGGATTCGGCTCCCGAACGCCCGATGGCGATGGGAGTGATCGATGGCGAAGTCGCCGACACGAGTGTTCATTTGCGAGGCAGTCATTTAACGCTGGGCGATGTCGTGCCGCGTCGGTTCCCCGAGGTGCTGGCGTCGACAGACCAACCGCCATTGCCGCCGGAGACCAGCGGTCGGCTGCAGTTCGCCCAGTGGTTGACCAACGGCCAACATCCGTTGACGGCACGCGTGATGGTCAACCGAATCTGGCACGGCCATTTCGGCAAGGGGCTGGTGACGACTGTCGACAACTTTGGTTTGCAAGGGGCTCCGCCGACGCATCCGGAACTATTGGATTGGCTTGCGAATCAATTTGTTGAATCGGGCTGGTCGATCAAGACGATGCATCGCACGATCATGCTCTCGGAAGCCTATCAACGCAGCAGCCAACACCATCCCAAGAACGTGGAAGCCGATCCAGGCAACTCGCTGTACTGGCGGTTCAACCTTCGCCGGTTGGAGGCCGAAGCGATCCGCGACAGTCTGTTGGCGGTTAGTGGCCAATTGGACCGGACCGTTGGCGGAAACATCTCGCAGTACAAAAACCGCGAGTATGTCTTCAACCACACCTCGCAAGATAAATCGACCTACGACAGCTACCGTCGTTCGATCTACGTCCCGGTGATCCGGAACCATCTGTACGACATGTTCCAGTTGTTCGATTACAGCGACGCGAGCGTGCTCAACGGAAATCGCAATGTCAGCACGATCGCACCGCAAGCGTTGTTCCTGATGAACTCCGAATGGGTTTCCGAGCTCGCGCTGTCGATCGCCGATCGCCTGCTGCAGGACAGCAGCGATCCCGCCACGCGGATCGATCAGCTGTACATGCAGTCGTTTGGCCGGCCGGCGACCGCCGACGAACGGGACCGCTCGCTCGACTTTGTTTCGCAGTTCGCATCGCTATCGAAAACGCCGACCGACCGCGAGGAAGCGGAACGTCAGGCGTGGCAGCGATTGTGCCAAGCGATTGTTGCATCCAGTGAATTTGTTTACATCCGATAG
- a CDS encoding DUF1501 domain-containing protein produces the protein MNFSRRQLLKTTGAGFGSLALASLLAEESQGSNLPGLSGSERAPHFAPRARRVIFLFMKGGPSHMDTFDYKPQLQKDDGKPLPFEKPRVQFAPTGNLLGSPWKFKRYGESGIAVSELFPHVAECVDDLCIINSMYGSNSAHGGACLKIHTGSDVFVRPSMGSWISYGLGTENQNLPGFITICPTLAHGGTKNWSSAFLPASHTGIPLGNASQPSDQARVKYMQNANLDRASQRMQLELMQSMNQNFLDSTGPDSALEARIKSFELAFRMQTEMPDALDLAAETKPTHDLYGLDDPKTADFGRQCLMARRFVERGVRFVQVTHSNTEVQWDQHGSLRKGHEQNAKEVDKPIAGLLRDLKARGLLKDTLVLWGGEFGRTPTCQGSGNDGRDHNPEGFTMWMAGAGVRPGIQYGATDDYGYYATVDKVHVHDLHATLLHLMGLDHTRLTYRHAGRDFRLTDVAGKVVKGILT, from the coding sequence ATGAATTTTTCACGACGACAACTATTGAAGACGACCGGAGCGGGTTTCGGATCGCTGGCCTTGGCATCGCTGTTGGCTGAAGAGTCGCAGGGAAGCAACCTGCCCGGACTGTCGGGTTCCGAACGGGCGCCGCACTTTGCGCCGCGTGCCCGCCGGGTGATCTTCCTGTTTATGAAAGGTGGTCCGTCGCACATGGACACCTTCGATTACAAGCCGCAGTTGCAGAAGGACGATGGCAAGCCGTTGCCCTTCGAAAAGCCGCGGGTCCAGTTTGCACCGACCGGTAATCTGCTGGGATCGCCGTGGAAGTTCAAGCGGTACGGCGAGAGTGGGATCGCGGTCAGCGAGCTGTTCCCGCATGTCGCAGAATGTGTCGACGATCTGTGCATTATCAATTCGATGTACGGTTCCAACTCGGCTCACGGCGGTGCCTGTCTGAAGATCCACACCGGCAGCGATGTGTTTGTGCGGCCGAGCATGGGATCGTGGATCTCGTATGGCTTAGGGACGGAAAACCAGAACCTGCCGGGCTTCATCACGATCTGTCCGACTTTGGCTCATGGCGGCACCAAAAACTGGAGCTCCGCGTTCCTGCCCGCCAGCCACACTGGGATTCCGCTGGGGAACGCTAGCCAGCCGTCGGATCAAGCTCGCGTCAAATATATGCAGAACGCGAATCTCGACCGAGCGAGCCAACGGATGCAACTGGAACTGATGCAATCGATGAACCAGAACTTTCTCGATTCGACCGGCCCCGATTCCGCATTGGAAGCGAGGATCAAATCGTTCGAGTTGGCGTTCCGAATGCAGACCGAAATGCCCGACGCGTTGGACCTCGCGGCGGAGACAAAACCCACGCACGATCTGTACGGACTTGACGATCCGAAGACCGCTGACTTTGGCCGCCAGTGCCTGATGGCGCGGCGATTTGTCGAGCGTGGCGTGCGGTTTGTGCAAGTCACGCACAGCAATACCGAGGTCCAATGGGACCAGCACGGTTCGCTGCGGAAGGGGCACGAGCAGAACGCGAAGGAGGTCGACAAACCGATCGCCGGTCTGTTGCGCGATCTCAAGGCTCGTGGCCTGTTGAAGGATACGCTGGTCCTGTGGGGAGGCGAATTCGGCCGGACACCGACCTGCCAGGGAAGCGGCAACGATGGCCGCGATCACAATCCCGAAGGCTTCACGATGTGGATGGCTGGTGCCGGAGTGCGGCCTGGGATTCAGTACGGTGCGACCGACGATTACGGCTATTACGCTACCGTCGACAAGGTCCACGTGCACGATCTTCACGCCACGCTTTTGCATCTGATGGGCTTGGATCACACACGGCTGACCTACCGCCACGCCGGCCGCGATTTCCGACTGACCGACGTCGCTGGTAAAGTCGTGAAAGGAATTTTGACGTAG
- the proB gene encoding glutamate 5-kinase: MSTDINRIEALAAAETLVVKVGTRVLTSPDGCLDRERIAILAEQLCKVMDTGRTVVLVSSGAVGAGIGKLGLTERPRMLADLQAVAAIGQTDLMQAYQHAFAQHGRHAAQVLLTAEDLRNRSSFLNLRNALRQIAAYKAVPIINENDSVAVEELMTTFGDNDRLAASVASLINDAMLVILTDIDGLHTCHPSDPNSKRMSTVETINHEVIAMACDTQNSVSKGGMSSKLVAAQIATSHGHSVIIGPGRDDRVLEKILAGESIGTLFQPEEKAIRGRLRWIDSAAALAGELHVDAGAARAVGDRGKSLLAIGIRRVEGVFDRGEVVAIIDPQGAEIARGLINYTSEEATKIIGLPSGQIADVLGHCPYDTVIHCDNIATNSGLPLPR; encoded by the coding sequence TTGTCAACCGACATCAATCGAATTGAAGCACTCGCCGCGGCTGAAACCTTAGTCGTTAAGGTCGGCACGCGCGTTCTAACATCTCCCGACGGCTGTCTCGATCGCGAGCGGATCGCGATCCTCGCCGAACAATTATGCAAAGTCATGGACACCGGGCGTACCGTCGTGCTGGTCAGCAGCGGTGCTGTCGGCGCGGGTATCGGCAAGCTGGGATTGACTGAGCGACCGCGGATGCTGGCCGATCTGCAAGCCGTCGCAGCCATCGGGCAAACCGACCTGATGCAAGCCTATCAACACGCCTTCGCCCAACATGGGCGGCACGCGGCACAGGTCCTTTTGACCGCCGAGGATCTGCGAAATCGTTCCAGCTTTTTGAACCTTCGGAATGCGCTGCGACAGATCGCTGCTTACAAAGCGGTTCCGATCATCAACGAAAACGACAGCGTCGCGGTCGAAGAACTGATGACCACCTTTGGCGACAACGATCGCTTAGCCGCTTCGGTCGCCAGTCTGATCAACGATGCGATGTTGGTGATCCTGACCGACATCGACGGCCTGCACACCTGCCACCCCAGCGATCCAAACAGCAAGCGGATGTCGACGGTTGAAACGATCAACCACGAGGTAATTGCGATGGCTTGCGACACTCAAAACAGTGTCAGCAAAGGTGGCATGAGCAGCAAGCTTGTCGCCGCTCAGATCGCCACCTCCCACGGTCACTCGGTGATCATCGGCCCCGGCCGCGACGATCGCGTGTTGGAAAAGATCTTGGCAGGCGAATCGATCGGAACGCTGTTTCAACCCGAAGAGAAAGCGATCCGCGGCCGGTTGCGGTGGATCGATTCCGCTGCGGCACTGGCGGGTGAACTGCACGTCGACGCGGGAGCCGCCCGCGCGGTGGGTGATCGCGGGAAGAGCCTGTTGGCGATCGGAATCCGCCGCGTCGAGGGAGTGTTTGATCGCGGCGAAGTCGTTGCCATCATCGACCCACAGGGGGCCGAGATCGCTCGTGGTCTGATCAACTACACCTCCGAAGAAGCGACAAAAATCATCGGCTTGCCCAGCGGTCAGATCGCCGACGTTCTAGGCCACTGTCCCTATGACACGGTGATCCACTGCGACAACATCGCAACCAACAGCGGACTGCCGCTGCCACGCTAA